The following proteins are co-located in the Paludibaculum fermentans genome:
- a CDS encoding tyrosine-type recombinase/integrase yields MLAFLEYLEEERHNTVRSRNARLASIRSFLRFAVLQEPAALPTIHRVLAILLKRCDKPLLGYLTRDEIQAILSAPDTATWPGRRDHALLLTLYNTGARVSEAAGITVADVTFEGSASIRIHGKGRKDRLVPLWRTTMQQIREWLPEVNSAPERPLFPSRFGSPLTRSAITERLQRAVRSATATCPQLAGRRISPHTLRHSTAMHLLQSGVDISVICSVVGT; encoded by the coding sequence GTGCTCGCATTTCTGGAATACCTGGAGGAGGAGCGGCACAACACGGTCCGCAGCCGGAATGCTCGTCTGGCGTCAATTCGATCTTTCTTGCGGTTTGCTGTCTTGCAGGAGCCGGCAGCATTGCCCACAATCCACCGTGTTTTGGCCATACTGCTGAAACGGTGTGACAAGCCGCTGCTTGGCTATCTGACACGCGACGAGATACAAGCCATCCTGAGCGCCCCAGACACCGCCACGTGGCCGGGCCGAAGGGACCACGCGTTGCTGTTGACGCTCTACAACACGGGCGCCCGCGTTTCGGAAGCCGCCGGAATTACTGTGGCCGATGTGACATTCGAAGGGAGCGCTTCGATTAGAATCCATGGCAAAGGCAGAAAGGACCGTCTCGTGCCGCTGTGGCGCACAACGATGCAACAGATTCGCGAGTGGTTGCCCGAGGTTAATTCCGCGCCGGAGCGGCCGCTGTTTCCGAGCCGTTTCGGGTCGCCATTGACTAGATCAGCGATCACGGAACGACTGCAGCGTGCGGTACGGTCTGCAACCGCGACGTGCCCACAACTAGCGGGAAGACGCATCTCACCGCATACGCTGCGACACTCGACGGCCATGCACTTGCTGCAGTCGGGCGTCGACATCAGCGTGATTTGCTCTGTGGTTGGGACATGA
- a CDS encoding DUF309 domain-containing protein, with protein sequence MRDVTPGLQRGIALFNDGAFFEAHEELEAVWLHAAYIDRFFLQALIHCAVACHHASQNNPAGAFKQIDKGLRKLAGYLPVCHGVDTRRLYLDAQAWRAHWLEGYNRREDMRAWAAIVTVSIALAQEPPKIREIAAACGDQEILEFGLECSADEPCPVFLELSAVEVVGAKVFLTGNLHTPATTLASLLLASDDEGKTWTEPAARIRGAALDQIQFADFENGWAAGTISGSLPKDPFFLKTTDGGKTWRRIPLFEDTFYGSIDQFWFDSKSHGMLVVNRKGARGIPFQKMETMTGGDSWMTREVSPKPVAPIRPKTAANSDWRIRTDTASKTFRLERRQDNRWTQVYSFPVRAGVCKPEPPKPQEPPKIQEPPPQ encoded by the coding sequence ATGCGTGATGTGACGCCCGGCCTGCAGCGTGGAATCGCGCTTTTCAACGACGGCGCCTTCTTCGAAGCACACGAGGAACTCGAAGCCGTGTGGCTCCACGCCGCCTACATCGACCGCTTCTTCCTGCAGGCCCTCATCCACTGCGCCGTCGCCTGCCATCACGCCTCGCAAAACAACCCGGCCGGCGCGTTCAAACAAATCGACAAAGGCCTCCGCAAGCTCGCCGGCTACCTGCCCGTCTGCCACGGCGTCGATACCCGCCGGCTCTACCTCGACGCCCAGGCGTGGCGCGCCCATTGGCTGGAAGGCTACAATCGGCGTGAAGACATGAGGGCCTGGGCTGCAATCGTCACCGTCTCCATTGCACTCGCGCAGGAGCCGCCGAAGATCAGGGAGATCGCGGCCGCCTGCGGCGACCAGGAGATCCTTGAGTTCGGCCTCGAATGCTCCGCCGACGAGCCGTGCCCCGTGTTCCTGGAACTCTCAGCCGTCGAGGTCGTCGGCGCGAAGGTCTTCCTCACCGGCAATCTCCACACCCCCGCCACCACGCTGGCCTCCCTCCTGCTGGCCAGCGACGACGAGGGCAAGACTTGGACCGAGCCCGCCGCCCGCATCCGCGGCGCCGCCCTCGACCAGATCCAGTTCGCCGACTTCGAGAACGGCTGGGCCGCCGGCACCATCAGCGGCTCCCTGCCCAAGGATCCCTTCTTCCTCAAGACCACCGACGGAGGCAAAACCTGGCGCCGCATCCCTCTCTTCGAGGACACCTTCTACGGCTCCATCGACCAGTTCTGGTTCGACTCCAAGTCGCACGGCATGTTGGTCGTGAACCGCAAAGGCGCGCGCGGCATTCCCTTCCAGAAGATGGAAACCATGACCGGCGGCGACTCCTGGATGACCCGCGAAGTCAGCCCCAAGCCCGTCGCCCCCATCCGGCCCAAAACCGCCGCCAACTCCGACTGGCGCATCCGCACCGACACCGCCTCAAAGACCTTCCGCCTCGAACGCCGCCAGGACAACCGTTGGACCCAGGTCTACTCGTTCCCCGTCCGCGCCGGAGTCTGCAAGCCCGAGCCGCCCAAGCCGCAGGAACCGCCCAAGATCCAGGAGCCGCCGCCTCAGTGA
- a CDS encoding DUF4870 domain-containing protein, translated as MACAFCYLLTFITGILFLVIAPYNQSARVRFHAWQAILFGAAWFIFSIGLSVLFGILPYMGMMYLMLRSLLGLAMFAFWLFLMYKAYQGEHFEIPVIGPFARQQAKY; from the coding sequence ATGGCCTGCGCCTTCTGCTACCTGCTCACCTTCATCACGGGGATCCTCTTCCTCGTGATCGCGCCCTACAACCAGAGCGCCCGCGTCCGCTTCCACGCCTGGCAAGCCATCCTGTTCGGTGCGGCCTGGTTTATCTTCAGCATCGGCCTCAGCGTCCTGTTCGGCATACTGCCCTACATGGGCATGATGTATCTGATGCTGCGGTCCCTGCTCGGCTTGGCCATGTTCGCCTTCTGGCTGTTCTTGATGTACAAGGCCTATCAGGGCGAACACTTCGAGATCCCCGTCATCGGGCCGTTCGCCCGCCAGCAGGCCAAGTACTAA
- a CDS encoding RHS repeat-associated core domain-containing protein yields the protein MRRSLLFLALAAVPLCGAYTYYFSDTFSSISTANWQQNGVLDGGTIGLHTSDANGGALISKVAVPDGTASYEIRTDLNLNTTGATYVHYLRASSDALSAPSGAAGSYVAIELQNPQWTTGGYLATMVISQRVGGVITNLITKPVGCRMSMAMQSVITDSRYLYVYLDGVLATDPIQVSSSLTTGKAGVGIRNSSANASITRVDLGPLDRTAPAAMTLSSVATWPMPASVDMQWDGAPDDANGTGVVRYQIARNASPLVFTRGGLFTDAAVTASTTYSYSISAMDRHGNWSTALTVPVTTPASSTGESRRLGVKATGSYWGAAGENIDMFSGNLNFTLPLVNPTRRDGSKLTLSLHYNSQNWRSDSNGTWNMGRDIGYGYGWMFTAGYIRPSYKDYWLIDHYTYVDSTGAEYRLDVNESNIWRSTQGIYIRFDPANNQLIFPDGSFWYFFCASQGDEPDSGTIYPTAFYDRNGNYIIAGYASGIGTNLADSSGRISWISDVRANASYGRSYDFVYTSTGLPHLTQINNNVGLGEEYALSYSTSQALKSPFTPNAQFATVDLLTGVNITNLGVPHLFEYGTNQAGELTKVTFPYGGVVEWAYTNFLFGNGKTFREVNSRKLTSQPNGTQLTYGIAATDTGTPLFAHKARTVSDANGRDTRVYTLDDVATSISYGASTAFEQRDTSLTYPVLLHRDDTWTTDIKGNVYLNSSTTTLDPASSGVPKVSRVEIDRDGWGNVTEQRLFDYGLTSPTLKRKYKNTYSYGLGWVGINNLLVKSEIIEGTTTVQTATYDYDTGPAGSCPANSTNLTDVTDITEHDARYSTSLTWRGNVTYVAVLGKAPVCLSYNIGGTVVKSQTVGGIAVDYSVTSASHYTMPSVVTPNSESNLASSSQFNTFLGLSSTTGPNSATAAFTYDSMTRPSTTTSALGAVTNYAYTNRSGTTLATSTATTNGKWVRTTVDGLGRTVKVERGNGSTVVSIVDTEYGPCACSAVGKVKRVSQPYVTGGTVYWTQYEYDARGRTTKVTPPLNAGYTTYVYVGNTVKVTDPAGRYKIHTVDVMGNLTKVSEKNPAGGSDLDTLYTYNMADKLTQVSMTRGSTTQLRTFGYDSAFRLQTETKPETGTTTYTYDSMGRPATKVDAKNQKVENVYDAYGRVTMVKRYPVSTGAEDVNQRTTNTYDYDGSGSSTRNIWGRLAAVSIPNAVTEHYSYTSAGLLTSKISDFGSSGYMTPEVNYSYDNEGKVTQMVYPIYGRLNTPTTYDIFTQRLTLNYGYDAMGQLQGITSGSGPGTPLVTSAMYNAAGQLVSLNRLSSVGLDSATDLPTGSGPGSPETFQYNGRNQLTRQAYGISDLEYRYSVTANDGRLTQKKNWQTTEEENYSYDSLGRLATAYTTGPEWGLSFAYDGFGNRLQQNVTKGTAPSTVQTVNTATNRLNGSGFGYDANGNMTDWSTPLGPVTASYDIDNKMTQITTPSVSETYKYGPGNLRVKKYQGGTWTYTVYGQGGEVLGTYTGCSVSGVSFLCDAKLRVYFGGRLVLNGWTGVKPDRLGSPDGTHGRVYPYGEVSGSVSVDQDETFTTYKRDVYTGLDYAQNRYYASAWGRFTTADPYRASGGPEDPGSWNRYAYVEGDPVNFNDPGGLQKWMITYHWSACAWYGTSNTLACSQFDTYSFFDDGEGGGGGGPRELSGGGGGSGGGKITFEQAFKVARRGADDIAKKKQWSKDCEELLASLGTNGAAIADAASKVIFIEAPGSTVLYASLYSNTALASQASAQWGSTTVSDYIGKNSNTKALAELNGNRVYLNQKWWGGGYYEDMATVMHELVHNVTGLTDSDIEGKINKSISEFSPLLKTKCF from the coding sequence ATGCGCCGCAGCCTACTCTTCCTGGCATTGGCCGCGGTGCCGCTCTGCGGTGCCTACACCTACTACTTCTCCGATACATTCAGCAGCATCAGCACAGCGAATTGGCAGCAGAACGGAGTGCTCGACGGCGGCACGATCGGCCTGCACACCTCCGATGCTAACGGCGGCGCCCTGATCTCAAAAGTAGCCGTACCCGATGGCACGGCTTCCTACGAAATCCGGACGGACCTCAATCTCAACACTACTGGCGCGACCTATGTGCATTACTTGCGGGCATCGTCGGATGCGCTGAGCGCTCCGAGCGGTGCGGCCGGTTCCTACGTCGCGATCGAATTGCAGAATCCGCAATGGACCACTGGCGGGTATCTGGCCACGATGGTCATCAGCCAGCGGGTGGGTGGCGTGATCACCAATCTGATTACAAAGCCCGTGGGCTGCAGGATGTCCATGGCGATGCAATCGGTGATCACGGATTCGAGGTATCTCTACGTTTATCTGGACGGGGTCCTGGCGACGGATCCGATCCAGGTGTCTTCGTCCCTGACGACCGGCAAGGCGGGCGTTGGAATTCGGAACAGCAGCGCCAATGCGAGTATCACGCGAGTCGATCTGGGGCCATTGGACCGGACCGCGCCGGCCGCGATGACGCTTTCCAGTGTGGCAACGTGGCCGATGCCGGCGAGTGTCGACATGCAGTGGGATGGAGCGCCGGACGACGCGAATGGAACCGGCGTCGTGCGCTACCAGATCGCCAGGAACGCCTCGCCGTTGGTCTTCACGAGAGGCGGGCTGTTCACGGACGCCGCGGTGACAGCTTCGACAACCTACAGCTACAGCATTTCCGCAATGGATCGGCATGGCAACTGGAGCACCGCCTTGACGGTGCCTGTCACCACACCAGCCAGCAGCACGGGCGAGAGCCGCCGCCTCGGAGTGAAGGCGACGGGGTCGTACTGGGGCGCAGCCGGCGAAAACATTGATATGTTCTCTGGCAATTTGAATTTTACTTTGCCCCTGGTCAACCCCACTCGACGGGATGGGTCCAAGCTGACATTGTCACTGCACTACAATTCCCAGAACTGGCGCAGCGACAGCAACGGCACATGGAACATGGGCCGGGATATTGGCTATGGGTACGGATGGATGTTCACGGCTGGCTACATCCGACCGAGCTACAAAGACTACTGGCTGATCGATCACTATACGTATGTGGACTCAACCGGCGCGGAGTACCGGCTCGACGTCAACGAGAGCAATATCTGGCGATCGACTCAGGGCATTTACATCAGATTCGACCCGGCGAACAACCAGTTGATCTTCCCCGATGGCTCGTTCTGGTATTTCTTCTGCGCCTCGCAAGGGGACGAACCGGATAGCGGCACGATCTATCCGACCGCCTTCTACGACAGAAACGGAAACTACATCATTGCGGGCTATGCCTCCGGTATCGGAACGAATCTGGCGGATTCGAGCGGACGCATCAGTTGGATCAGCGATGTCCGGGCGAACGCCAGTTACGGCAGATCGTACGATTTCGTGTACACCAGCACGGGACTGCCGCACCTCACGCAGATCAATAACAATGTTGGCTTGGGCGAGGAGTATGCGCTCAGCTACAGCACGAGCCAAGCGCTGAAGTCGCCTTTCACCCCCAATGCTCAATTCGCCACGGTGGACCTATTGACCGGGGTGAACATCACGAATCTCGGAGTACCCCACCTGTTCGAGTACGGCACGAACCAAGCCGGGGAGTTGACCAAGGTTACGTTCCCGTATGGTGGAGTGGTTGAGTGGGCGTACACAAACTTCCTCTTTGGGAACGGGAAGACCTTCCGCGAGGTGAATAGCCGGAAGCTCACGAGCCAGCCGAACGGGACTCAGTTGACGTATGGGATTGCCGCAACGGATACCGGCACGCCGTTGTTCGCGCACAAGGCGAGGACCGTGAGCGATGCGAATGGGCGGGACACGCGCGTCTACACCCTTGATGATGTGGCGACATCGATTTCCTATGGGGCCAGCACTGCCTTTGAGCAACGCGATACCTCCCTCACCTACCCGGTTCTGCTGCATCGGGACGACACCTGGACCACGGACATCAAGGGAAATGTCTACCTGAATAGCTCAACCACGACGTTGGATCCCGCCTCCTCAGGCGTCCCGAAGGTCTCCAGAGTCGAAATCGACCGGGATGGCTGGGGCAACGTGACGGAGCAGCGTCTCTTCGACTACGGCCTGACCAGTCCCACACTCAAGCGAAAGTACAAGAACACCTACTCGTATGGGCTGGGATGGGTCGGCATCAACAACCTGCTGGTGAAGTCGGAGATCATCGAGGGTACGACGACGGTGCAGACGGCGACGTACGATTACGATACGGGGCCGGCGGGGAGCTGCCCGGCGAACAGCACGAACCTGACGGATGTCACGGATATCACGGAGCATGATGCACGGTACTCGACGTCGTTGACCTGGCGAGGCAACGTGACCTATGTTGCGGTGCTGGGCAAGGCGCCCGTTTGCCTCAGCTATAACATCGGCGGGACCGTGGTGAAATCGCAGACCGTGGGCGGGATCGCCGTCGACTACTCGGTGACGTCGGCCAGCCACTACACGATGCCTTCGGTGGTGACCCCGAATAGCGAATCGAACCTGGCCAGCAGCAGCCAGTTCAATACCTTTCTAGGGCTGAGTTCGACGACGGGGCCGAACTCGGCGACTGCGGCGTTTACTTACGATTCCATGACCCGGCCGTCGACCACCACGTCGGCGCTTGGGGCGGTGACGAACTACGCGTACACGAACCGATCGGGCACCACGCTGGCTACCAGCACGGCGACGACGAATGGGAAGTGGGTCCGGACGACTGTTGATGGATTGGGTAGAACGGTGAAGGTGGAACGCGGCAATGGCAGCACCGTCGTGTCGATTGTCGATACCGAGTATGGGCCGTGCGCCTGCTCGGCCGTGGGCAAGGTGAAGCGGGTATCGCAGCCTTATGTCACGGGTGGAACGGTCTACTGGACTCAGTATGAGTATGATGCCCGGGGCCGAACGACGAAGGTAACGCCGCCGCTGAATGCCGGCTACACGACTTATGTCTACGTCGGCAACACGGTGAAGGTGACCGACCCGGCGGGCCGCTACAAGATCCACACGGTGGACGTGATGGGGAACCTGACGAAGGTTTCGGAGAAGAATCCGGCCGGCGGATCGGATCTGGACACGTTGTACACGTACAACATGGCGGACAAGCTGACGCAGGTGTCGATGACTCGCGGATCGACAACGCAGTTGCGGACGTTTGGTTATGACTCGGCATTCCGGCTGCAGACGGAGACGAAGCCGGAGACGGGCACCACCACCTACACGTATGACTCGATGGGACGGCCGGCGACCAAGGTGGACGCGAAGAACCAAAAGGTCGAGAATGTCTATGACGCGTATGGACGCGTGACGATGGTGAAGCGGTATCCGGTGTCGACTGGGGCGGAAGACGTGAACCAGCGGACTACGAACACGTATGACTACGATGGGTCGGGTTCTTCCACCAGGAATATCTGGGGGCGGTTGGCTGCCGTATCGATTCCGAACGCGGTGACGGAGCACTACAGCTACACGTCGGCGGGGCTGCTGACGAGCAAGATTTCGGACTTCGGCAGCAGTGGGTATATGACTCCGGAGGTCAACTACTCGTATGACAACGAGGGCAAGGTGACCCAGATGGTGTACCCGATCTATGGGCGACTGAATACCCCCACCACCTATGACATCTTCACGCAGCGATTGACCCTGAACTATGGGTACGACGCGATGGGGCAACTGCAGGGGATCACGTCGGGCAGCGGGCCCGGGACTCCCCTGGTGACTTCCGCGATGTATAACGCAGCCGGGCAGCTGGTTTCGCTCAATCGATTGAGTTCGGTTGGGCTGGACTCAGCCACTGATCTGCCCACCGGGAGCGGTCCGGGGTCACCGGAGACCTTTCAATACAACGGCCGAAATCAGTTGACGAGGCAGGCGTACGGGATTAGCGATCTGGAGTATCGCTATTCGGTCACCGCCAATGATGGGCGGCTGACGCAGAAGAAGAACTGGCAAACCACCGAGGAAGAGAACTACTCATACGATTCGCTAGGCCGGCTGGCGACGGCGTACACGACGGGTCCGGAGTGGGGGCTGTCGTTTGCGTATGACGGATTCGGAAACAGGCTGCAGCAGAATGTGACGAAGGGGACGGCTCCTTCGACGGTGCAGACTGTGAACACGGCGACGAACAGGTTGAACGGCTCAGGGTTCGGATACGACGCGAATGGGAACATGACTGACTGGTCGACACCCTTAGGTCCAGTCACCGCGTCGTATGACATCGACAATAAGATGACGCAGATAACCACGCCAAGCGTCTCGGAGACGTACAAGTATGGTCCAGGAAATCTGCGCGTGAAGAAATATCAAGGTGGTACGTGGACTTATACGGTTTACGGGCAGGGGGGCGAGGTGCTGGGGACCTACACAGGCTGTTCGGTGAGCGGTGTGTCGTTCCTGTGCGATGCGAAGCTGCGAGTGTATTTCGGTGGACGGCTGGTGCTGAATGGGTGGACGGGGGTGAAGCCGGACCGGTTGGGGAGTCCGGATGGGACGCATGGCCGGGTTTATCCGTACGGGGAGGTTTCGGGGTCGGTGTCGGTGGATCAGGACGAGACGTTCACGACCTATAAACGGGATGTTTATACCGGGTTGGACTATGCTCAGAATCGGTATTACGCGTCGGCTTGGGGGCGGTTTACTACAGCGGATCCGTATCGGGCTAGCGGGGGGCCGGAGGATCCGGGGAGTTGGAACCGGTATGCGTATGTGGAGGGTGACCCGGTGAACTTCAATGATCCGGGCGGCCTCCAGAAATGGATGATCACGTATCATTGGAGTGCATGTGCCTGGTACGGCACAAGCAATACCCTTGCCTGCAGTCAGTTTGATACCTATTCGTTCTTTGATGACGGCGAAGGGGGTGGCGGGGGTGGCCCACGTGAATTGAGCGGTGGAGGAGGAGGTAGCGGTGGAGGCAAGATCACATTTGAGCAGGCTTTCAAGGTAGCCCGACGAGGAGCAGATGACATCGCAAAGAAGAAGCAATGGAGCAAGGATTGTGAGGAGTTGTTGGCGTCCCTGGGCACGAACGGCGCCGCTATTGCCGACGCCGCCAGCAAGGTCATCTTCATTGAAGCGCCAGGAAGTACTGTTTTGTATGCCAGCCTCTACTCGAACACCGCGTTGGCGTCTCAAGCGTCTGCACAATGGGGCTCTACCACTGTTAGCGACTACATTGGAAAAAATTCTAACACCAAAGCTCTCGCAGAGCTCAATGGCAATCGGGTCTATCTAAACCAGAAATGGTGGGGAGGCGGGTACTACGAAGACATGGCGACTGTCATGCATGAGTTGGTGCACAATGTAACTGGCTTAACGGATTCTGATATCGAGGGGAAAATAAATAAGTCTATCTCGGAATTTTCGCCATTGCTGAAAACCAAGTGCTTTTGA
- a CDS encoding 3-keto-disaccharide hydrolase, with the protein MRTALLLVLLAGLATAADAVKPTKKIKLFNGKDLTNFYTFLKDSHREDPKKVFTVANGMIHISGAEWGAITTEKEYRDYHLVMEWKWGQENLAPRVGKARDSGILLHGTGVDGAAGSGWLESIEYQMIEGGTGDMLMVKGAAKPKMTVEAITKEDKQLYWQQGAPRVTRDSGRVNWYGRDIKWTDTFGYRGPVDVEKPVGQWNRSEVIAEGGHLVYYLNGVKVNEGFDGDHTQGKLQVQSEAAEVFVRKIELLPVKGGGKK; encoded by the coding sequence ATGCGCACCGCCCTTCTACTTGTGCTGCTGGCCGGCCTGGCCACCGCAGCCGATGCAGTGAAGCCCACCAAGAAGATCAAGCTGTTCAATGGCAAGGATCTGACGAATTTCTATACCTTCCTGAAGGACTCGCACCGGGAGGATCCGAAGAAGGTCTTCACCGTGGCGAACGGGATGATCCACATCAGCGGCGCGGAGTGGGGCGCCATCACGACGGAGAAGGAGTACCGCGACTACCACCTGGTGATGGAGTGGAAGTGGGGCCAGGAGAACCTGGCGCCGCGCGTGGGCAAAGCGCGCGACAGCGGCATCCTGCTGCACGGGACGGGCGTGGACGGAGCGGCGGGCAGCGGCTGGCTGGAGTCGATCGAGTACCAGATGATCGAGGGCGGCACGGGCGACATGCTGATGGTGAAGGGTGCGGCCAAGCCGAAGATGACGGTGGAGGCGATTACGAAGGAAGACAAGCAGCTCTACTGGCAGCAGGGCGCGCCGCGGGTGACGCGCGATTCAGGCCGTGTGAACTGGTATGGGCGTGACATCAAGTGGACGGACACGTTTGGGTACCGGGGGCCGGTGGATGTGGAGAAGCCGGTGGGGCAGTGGAACCGGAGCGAAGTGATCGCCGAGGGCGGGCACCTGGTGTACTACCTGAACGGCGTGAAGGTGAACGAGGGCTTTGACGGCGACCACACGCAGGGCAAGCTCCAGGTGCAGAGCGAGGCGGCCGAGGTGTTCGTGCGGAAGATCGAGCTGTTGCCCGTGAAGGGCGGCGGGAAGAAATGA
- a CDS encoding NADP-dependent malic enzyme — MSLRDLEALEYHSSSPAGKVSVVPTKPCRTQRDLSLAYTPGVAVPCLEIHRDPSLVYNYTAKGNLVAVVSNGTAVLGLGNIGPAAGKPVMEGKGVLFKRFADIDVFDLELATEDPKEVIRTCQLLEPTFGGINLEDIKAPECFEIEEELRRTLKIPVFHDDQHGTAIISGAALVNALSLVGKKLEDARIVFSGAGASAISCANHYIRLGANLENILMCDTKGVIHDGRAEGMNKYKVKFARKTEKRTLLDAMHGADVFIGLSQANCVTPEMLLAMADRPVVFALSNPDPEIKYETAIATRQDLILATGRSDYPNQVNNVLGFPFIFRGALDVRATAINDEMKLAATHALAELARMDVPDSVRRAYGVENMEFGTDYIIPKPFDSRVLTFVAPAVAKAAMETGVAQVNVDLDEYREQLERRLGKSQEIMRMVIHKAQREPRRVVFPEGTQDKILRAAQVLIDEAIARPVLIGPEDRIFARAEELRLRIRGHVDIVDPATSPRAEAYITEYIHLRQRKGVTHTEAPHLMLNPTRFSAMMVHLGDADAMIGGITQNYPDTIRPALEIIAKRPGVTKVSGMYMMITPKGQLYFIADTTVNIEPSAADLAEIAIAAADTVASFDIDPRIAMLSFSTFGSSRHPLAQKVAAAAEMVRQRRPELVVEGELMADAAVVPEMLADYPFCRMPNAANVLIAPNLEAGNIAYKLLMRLGGCEAIGPILMGFSKPVHVLQRGCEVNDIVHMAALAVVEAQALGARKPAPSEVPA; from the coding sequence ATGTCGCTCCGGGATTTAGAAGCTCTCGAATACCATTCATCTTCACCTGCGGGCAAGGTTTCGGTCGTACCCACCAAACCCTGCCGCACGCAACGCGATCTTAGCTTGGCCTATACGCCAGGCGTTGCCGTCCCATGCCTTGAAATTCATAGGGATCCGTCTCTCGTCTATAACTACACCGCCAAGGGCAACCTCGTCGCCGTCGTGTCCAACGGCACCGCGGTCCTCGGCCTCGGCAACATCGGGCCCGCCGCCGGCAAACCGGTCATGGAAGGCAAAGGCGTCCTCTTTAAGAGATTCGCCGACATCGACGTCTTCGACCTGGAACTCGCCACCGAGGACCCCAAAGAGGTCATCCGCACCTGCCAGTTGCTCGAGCCCACCTTCGGCGGCATCAACCTGGAAGACATCAAGGCCCCTGAATGCTTCGAGATCGAGGAGGAACTCCGCCGCACCCTCAAGATCCCCGTCTTTCATGACGACCAGCACGGCACCGCCATCATCTCCGGAGCCGCCCTCGTCAATGCCCTCTCCCTCGTGGGCAAGAAGCTCGAGGACGCCAGAATCGTCTTCTCCGGAGCCGGCGCCAGCGCCATCAGTTGCGCGAATCACTACATCCGCCTCGGCGCCAACCTCGAAAACATCCTCATGTGCGACACCAAGGGCGTCATCCACGACGGCCGCGCCGAGGGGATGAATAAGTACAAGGTCAAGTTCGCCCGCAAGACGGAAAAACGCACCCTCCTCGATGCCATGCACGGCGCCGACGTCTTCATCGGCCTCTCCCAGGCCAACTGCGTCACGCCCGAAATGCTCCTCGCCATGGCCGATCGGCCCGTCGTCTTCGCCTTGTCTAATCCTGACCCAGAGATCAAGTATGAGACGGCCATCGCCACCCGCCAGGACCTCATCCTCGCCACCGGCCGCTCCGACTATCCCAATCAGGTCAACAACGTCCTCGGCTTCCCCTTCATCTTCCGCGGAGCCCTCGACGTCCGCGCCACCGCCATCAACGACGAGATGAAGCTCGCCGCCACCCACGCCCTCGCCGAACTCGCCCGCATGGATGTCCCCGACTCCGTCCGCCGCGCCTACGGCGTCGAAAACATGGAGTTCGGCACCGACTACATCATCCCCAAGCCGTTCGACTCCCGCGTCCTCACCTTCGTCGCGCCCGCCGTCGCCAAGGCCGCCATGGAGACCGGTGTCGCCCAGGTCAACGTCGACCTCGACGAGTACCGCGAGCAGCTCGAACGCCGCCTCGGCAAGAGCCAGGAGATCATGCGCATGGTCATCCACAAGGCTCAGCGTGAACCCCGCCGCGTCGTCTTCCCCGAAGGTACCCAGGACAAGATCCTCCGCGCCGCCCAGGTCCTCATCGACGAAGCTATCGCCCGCCCCGTCCTCATCGGGCCGGAAGACCGCATCTTCGCCCGCGCCGAGGAACTCCGCCTCCGCATCAGGGGCCACGTCGACATCGTCGACCCGGCCACCAGCCCCCGCGCCGAGGCGTACATCACCGAGTACATCCATCTCCGCCAACGCAAGGGCGTCACCCACACCGAGGCGCCCCACCTCATGCTGAACCCCACCCGCTTCAGCGCCATGATGGTTCATCTCGGAGACGCCGATGCCATGATCGGCGGCATCACCCAGAACTACCCGGACACCATCCGCCCCGCCCTCGAGATCATCGCCAAGCGCCCCGGCGTCACCAAGGTCTCCGGCATGTACATGATGATCACCCCCAAGGGGCAGCTCTACTTCATCGCCGATACCACCGTAAACATCGAGCCCTCGGCCGCCGACCTGGCCGAGATCGCCATCGCCGCCGCCGACACCGTGGCCAGCTTCGACATCGATCCGCGCATCGCCATGCTGTCCTTCTCCACCTTCGGCTCCTCCCGCCATCCGCTGGCGCAAAAGGTCGCCGCCGCCGCCGAGATGGTCCGCCAGCGCCGTCCGGAACTAGTGGTCGAGGGGGAACTGATGGCCGACGCCGCCGTCGTGCCCGAGATGCTCGCCGACTACCCGTTCTGCCGCATGCCCAACGCCGCAAACGTCCTCATCGCGCCCAACCTGGAAGCCGGCAACATCGCCTACAAGCTGCTCATGCGGCTGGGAGGTTGCGAAGCGATCGGCCCCATCCTGATGGGCTTCTCCAAGCCGGTGCACGTCCTGCAGCGCGGCTGCGAGGTCAACGACATCGTGCACATGGCCGCCCTCGCGGTCGTCGAGGCCCAGGCGCTCGGCGCCCGCAAACCGGCGCCTTCCGAAGTGCCGGCCTGA